Proteins encoded within one genomic window of Methanotorris formicicus Mc-S-70:
- the pyrI gene encoding aspartate carbamoyltransferase regulatory subunit, whose translation MKNRELKVKPIQNGTVIDHIKSGKALDVYNILKISDDLPIMLAMNVPSKKMGKKDILKIEGLELDSDDVNKIALIAPDATINIIRNGVVVEKFKVNIPNYIEGLLKCTNPNCITNRENVEGKFIIESKNPLKIRCKYCEKFLSAIIYKK comes from the coding sequence ATGAAAAATAGAGAACTGAAGGTAAAGCCAATACAAAACGGCACTGTTATAGATCACATCAAAAGTGGAAAGGCACTTGATGTTTACAACATCTTAAAAATAAGTGATGATTTGCCCATTATGTTGGCTATGAATGTTCCTTCAAAAAAAATGGGCAAAAAGGATATTTTAAAAATAGAGGGATTAGAACTCGATTCAGATGATGTAAATAAAATAGCCTTAATTGCTCCAGATGCAACGATAAATATCATAAGAAACGGTGTGGTTGTAGAGAAATTTAAAGTCAACATTCCAAATTACATTGAGGGACTTTTAAAATGCACGAATCCAAATTGTATAACAAATAGGGAAAACGTTGAGGGGAAATTTATCATAGAAAGCAAAAACCCATTAAAGATCAGATGCAAATACTGCGAAAAGTTCTTAAGTGCCATCATATACAAAAAATAA